One window of the Trypanosoma brucei gambiense DAL972 chromosome 5, complete sequence genome contains the following:
- a CDS encoding 65 kDa invariant surface glycoprotein, putative, with product MIRYSLVAVTFAGLLLRVVETNEEAKLNREGALALCKLTDLAKTVEKRRADKIKNKTEGFAGDIQWWLESLERWLKTLQDPAHSNNGYSKLSDADTKKVKDIYEKAKDKLKEKLPEAEKWSEEAKKHCQAVTEAAKKARGWELNDDGQNSSGLHQVLEWYCGKKGENAQSTSCEGITFKTHYSGTERNTIDCEGVGHKTTLYSDISSGTMKEALDDWEKKKTQGKEPVKNNWRTNYESAIQKLKELEESHHKGKKTHDDVSGFYNAAYAVHSGLSAGKPLSEVLVEAKEASKRGAKITNPGGAAPEATQRGIGTSTGESGATETTGGTTTISTGTGTTSGTESEVGADADFGDLLETSDRSALSSKIKESKVILMAVLIPVAILAIITAVVLVFVRRRRGNAEDVIDEKGEAVSSPDKKGGATSPCYRKE from the coding sequence ATGATAAGGTATTCCTTGGTTGCGGTTACCTTTGCAGGTTTACTGCTACGAGTGGTGGAAACAAATGAGGAAGCGAAGTTGAACAGAGAAGGTGCGTTGGCGCTGTGTAAGCTGACGGATCTTGCTAAAACtgtagaaaaaagaagggcagacaagataaaaaataaaaccgaAGGTTTTGCGGGTGATATACAGTGGTGGTTGGAAAGCTTGGAACGCTGGTTGAAAACGCTGCAGGACCCTGCACACAGTAACAACGGCTATTCGAAACTTTCGGACGCTGATACTAAAAAGGTAAAGGATATATACGAAAAGGCAAAGGATAAATTAAAGGAGAAGCTgccagaagcagaaaagtGGAGCGAGGAAGCGAAAAAACACTGCCAGGCTGTGACCGAGGCAGCAAAAAAGGCGCGAGGATGGGAACTTAATGATGACGGCCAAAATTCCAGTGGACTTCACCAGGTTTTGGAGTGGTACTGcgggaagaagggagaaaatgcaCAAAGCACTAGCTGTGAAGGTATTACGTTCAAAACCCATTATTCAGGGACGGAAAGGAATACCATTGACTGTGAGGGAGTGGGTCACAAAACAACGCTTTATAGCGATATATCATCGGGGACGATGAAAGAAGCCTTAGACGattgggagaagaaaaaaacacaaggtAAAGAACCAGTCAAAAACAACTGGAGGACCAACTACGAGTCAGCTATACAAAAACTTAAGGAGCTAGAAGAGTCACACCATAAAGGTAAAAAGACTCATGATGATGTATCTGGCTTTTACAATGCAGCGTACGCTGTTCATAGCGGGCTGAGTGCAGGCAAGCCACTCAGCGAAGTTTTGGTCGAAGCCAAGGAAGCAAGTAAAAGGGGTGCGAAAATTACAAACCCTGGAGGTGCCGCTCCCGAGGCCACACAGCGAGGGATTGGCACTTCAACTGGAGAGAGTGGGGCAACAGAGACAACaggaggaacaacaacaatatcaacaggaacaggaacaACAAGCGGAACAGAATCAGAGGTTGGAGCTGATGCAGATTTTGGTGACCTCCTAGAGACTAGTGATAGATCAGCATTAAGCAGTAAGATCAAGGAGAGCAAGGTAATACTTATGGCTGTTCTCATACCTGTCGCTATCCTAGCGATTATTACAGCTgtggtgcttgtgtttgtgagacGAAGAAGAGGTAATGCTGAAGATGTAATTGATGAGAAAGGTGAGGCAGTTTCTTCACCTGACAAAAAGGGTGGGGCAACCTCTCCATGTTACAGGAAGGAATGA